GACACTGTAAATCAGCCGTGTGGCACTggtctctttattttttttaacccttcCAGACAAATATACATCTATTCTCAAGGCCAACTGTTAGATGAATGGGTACAGTAGGCTGTCCAGAAATTCAAAAAGTATGAAGTATGTGTTGAAATATAGATGAACAAATCCTTAGACACGGCTATACATCAATCACAAAACATTAATCATAAGACAACTAGCAGCATTGCCCCATTAAACCCCGATGCTTTTATACCATTGTATGTTGTACCATGATTGCTTAGTCCTCTCTGCAAGCTATTCATCTTATGCTAGAAGCTGCACTCTCCTTCCTCAGGCAGGCTGCAGACTGCTGTTTCAGGTGTATGGGGATATagatatgtgtgtatgtatgtgtgtgtgttcgtgcgtgtgtgtgcgtgtgtgtcataCAGCTGAGACAAGAAAACTAGGCGTGGGGATATTTTGATGATAAAGCCATTGTGCTTGTTAGCACCAACTGCCTCCCTAATATGCCAATTGTGCACATCTTGTCAGAGCTTTGGCTTAAATAATATACCCTGTCTGAGGTGAAACCCAAGTGCCTCATTCTCAAAAGTTTCTGCAACACCGACTGTATAATTATACCTGATTTACTGCTCTCTTTTTGCTCTCTACAGCATTTTGTCCACGTTTTCACACTCATACATACTAATGGAAAACTGTGAGGCTATTGCCCATGCATGGACATGAACTGGGCAAAACATTAAACTATTTGTGCGCATATATTGTAATATGTTTAACCAGTCCTAACTCAGATtgtcagtctgagttagtcagttttttttcctgaatgaGGTGATTCACCCAGTAATCCATAACTCCTGCCACAGATTGGTTACAGGCTTAAGTTGCATCTGAAAATTCAACCACATCATGGAAAAAGATCGGTGGTGTTTAGGAAAAATGGTTTACACTTTTACTGGTTGCAATGAATATTGTGCAGAAACCAAAAGCTGTAAATATATTAAGAGAAATTAGTGAATGATTTATCTTATTATCGGTAGAGGTAGACTAGAAAAAGAGCAGTGAAGACTTGTGTCCTCACAGTTTATCCTCTTTACAGGCATAACTGAGCTGGTGAGTCTGTGATTTGTATTTCAAACTCTGGTTAaaaatgctgctgcttctcttcTCTCACAGGTTGAACTTAATATGTATTATACATTCATTGTCATTATGATCAATAgactttgtcatttttatcattttatctttcccttctgtctgtcagtttgtgATGGAGTCTGCTATTGGTGTGCTGGTGTCCCAGTTCAAGAAGTATGCTGGCAGCGATGGTTCCCCTAACACACTGAGCAGAGACGAGTTCCGCAGACTGGTCGCGTCAGAGCTCCGTAACTTTGTTAAAGTAAGGATTCGATATTTGAGTTGAATTAACTTTTTCCTCTTGTCAGCAAATgccatgaaaacaccaaaaccaacaatttaaTGATCGTACTGATGAGTACTTGCTTGTGTAGCAAAAAGCCTGATATagcatattcctctgtgccatagatgCATTGGTGACTTGCTCCTTCATAATGATGAACACGGGAACTTTTTTTGAGTCGATACCCTTCATCatcctgctgccataaatatTCTTGAGAGAGTATcgaatctgcagctgaaaatagtccctgacAAATGCACAATTCAGCTCTTTTTGAGTAACTTTTGCTGAAAACTACAGTagccagctgttttaggaaatcatTTAGactttttaagaataaaaaataaatgcatgtaaCATCTTACGTAGAAGCAAATGAGTTTAAGGACATCAggaagtattgagagacagacaacgcattgttgtttttttgtcttttcatgagaGTTGttgacaatgacaaaaatataataatatatcaccTGCCTATCTGTAGGTTGCTAGGAGTTGCTTACAGCTACAGTTGTACAGTTGTAGTTACAGTCACTGTTACAGCACATTCAGAAAGATTTTCAATGCAAGTTTGCTTTGAACCTCTGTGTTTGCCAGACGAAACAGCTTTCTCATAAGGGCTGACTCATATTGAAATGGGTATCATCTGGAAGCCACATTGGCCCTTTTTCACTGTGAACATATAATTAACTGTTAGTCATACTCGACACAAATCAGGTCAAAACAGCTACTTTTGTTCTTTTACTGAGCAAAACTTACAGTAGGTCAAGTAACAGTTCTTCCTCTTAAAAAGAATATATTACTCTTTCCACTCCTGCCTCTGATCTCGTGGAGGGAAAAGCTCAAAGTTAGATCTCACACTGGGACAGGACATAACTCTACGTTTTATGTTCGATTTGAAACTTTCCACATAAACAAGATTTGGTCGAAAAAAGAAAGCGTTGGCCACCCTTCAGAGACTTCAAAGTTTGACTCTGGTCTCATCTAGTTTTGGTTGTGTTGTGTGCACTCTGCATGTTAAACCAGAGCACAGTGGCACAAAGTACAAGTTCCTGAAAGAGGCTGCTTTTTCCAAGTGTGGAAaattccatgtgtttctgtttgtatgaACAGTTGAAATAAACACAGTGGCCACTAGATGGTGACAGAGCCAAATATCCTTGTGCCAAACCACCACATCAGCATGAATTTGGTGTACGTGCCAGTGGTGTCAGCTTGCCTCTGTCTCATCCCCTCTCATAGGCAACACACTGCCTCTCACTgttgttgtttggttttttttaaatatttcatatatatagCTTACTGTTTTCCTGCAGAATGCTGCTGACCCTACTGCCACCGACCAGCTTATGAGCTCATTGGACAAGAACAATGATGGAGAGCTCAACTTCCTGGAGTTCTGGCAGCTGATTGGGCATCTTGCAAGCGAGCATGGGGGATTCAGCCAATAGAATGTCCTCAGATACTCTCTTACAGTTGTATAATATTTGTTAATGACATGTCTGTGTGCCAGTGATAGTTTGTGTGTGACAGGGAAAATCAGCCAAATGGAAAACGCCCAAAAAAATCGTTCTCAACTGCACAATGCTATGTTTTTATCAGTAGTCTGCATTTCTTTTCACCCCCGTTCTCTCACCAGCAGCTGCCAAActggcacaaacacactgtcacAAAGTACTATTGAAGAAGTTCAGCTATATTAGAGCCAGTCTTATCTGTctcccagcacacacacacacaaacactcacagctGCTTGTGCTTACAGGTCTACAACACTgttgaaaaatggaaatgtattgTCTGAAAACtgagaatgtgtttgtgtaagcaCTCTGTATTCTTGGCTcctctaatttttttttttttttttttggaaaacacaCCTCTTTCCAGGACATAGACAGGGGCGTGGTGTTGGTGGAGTaagatttgatgtttcatgctggtaataaaataaaaatgaaatgtaaaagaaaaacaaaaagcaggtCTTCATTGTTAGTTTGTTCAAAAAGTTTCCTACCTAGTGAACGCTATTGTTTACACAAGTGAAGTTTCAGGGTGTGGCATCGATACATCTCTGTTGGGAAAgctttgaacacacacacacacacgtacttaCACATGAGCTCACGCTTGTTCCTACATGTTGAGAAAGTgtgtcagcaaaaaaaaaaaaaacgcatagatgaatattaaaatataaacagacaGGCTATCgaactgaaaatatatattaaacaaCATCACAAAGACTCGTTCAGTTGTCTTGATCAACGGAAATGTTgctgaaagctgctgctgttgctcaaGCTGCGCCTCTTTCCACATTCCTTCTCTCTCAGGCACACGCCCTAtggacaatgaaaaaaaaaaaaaagtttggctGGAGTCAGAAGTTAAATCACGGAAAAGATATGTGTTGCTGGTTAATCTAGCCCaaaggctgaggaggaggatcAGTGAGGAAGAAGGAGCGCAGTTGCTGAAAtacttttttgtcttgtttttgttcactGTCCTAACGGTGAGTCTggtttattcttattattaccTTTGTGCGGAGCTCTCTGTGCTGTCTGGACTTTATGGTTCATTAGTCTGTTACACTGATGGGTCCAAACTGTTTTCCGGGCAAATTAGAAAATGATCAGTTTAGCTTATTTCCTTCACTGTGTCATCAATTTTGTATCATTTGCGAGCGTCTCTGTTGTCACTACCCAGCTTGGTGGCTCTGGATCGGGTTCTCCTTTTTGGTAATCTAACCCCAATCCCTTTACACTTCCAGGGACACCGGATTCCCGAGTCAcgtttacttatttatttgctGTGTGTCAGTCCTGCCTCTGGTCGCTCTACAAATTGTCAGGATTAGTTCAGGCTAAATGTAAATGCGGGGACTCGGGTAAGCCCCTGACATCTCCGTTACGCACGGCGCTGCAGTTTTAGCATTTGCGCCGATGTCAGTTAAACAGTCATAGTGTAATCATTGAAGCGGCGGTCAAATTTGGCTCTGATCTGAATTATTAACGTTATGATAAGACTCCGGTAGCGGGACTCGAATGGCTTCATCCAGGTGTAGTTAATGGAGGAGAAATTGCGACCTGGGCGATGACAGGTAACATGCTCATGAAGGaagtgagtcagtcagtcacaccTAGCGCAAACAACGAGAGCAGGGTGGAACTGATTGGTCACTGGGATTAATCAACGCTCATGAACTATCCAGTGCCAGTACAGAATAATAATGACCTGTGTGGTCTGTGGTCTGTCTTTTATAAACTGACAAATTGAGACATCAGATATAAAATTGTTTGGTAGTCTGTTCCAGGTGGCGGAGTGGAGAAGGGTGGGTTGGGTGGTTTGTGTAGCCTTGCCTGACTAACTTGTAAACTGGTTTGTACTTGTCTTATAGTTGCAACACTGACTGCACTGAGAGTTTCACCAACGTCTGAACAATATTCATGTTTCACTTGATTAATTTGGGGAGTTCCATGCACAGAAGTTCACATGTAGTCCATTCAGGTCATGACACGAAACACAATATATTATGACAAAagacagattttatttgtttttaatcaacCTCTATATAACCAGGCAGGTCCCATCGAGGTTTTTGCAGCATGAAAAGGAGACAGAACATGATAACATCAGACAAACAGATAAtcctaaaacaacaaatgacagCACTGAGAAGGATATGGATGAGATAAGAAAAGACagcaaataaatcatttaccACATAATTAAGTCTTGAATTCTGCAAAACAGAAAGCACTCCTCAGTTTGTCATATTACTTAtaccataaacataaaataacccCATTTAAAACCAGTGAATTAATTACCATCCTGTGGATTGACAAGAAAAATCGGAGGGATGACACTGTataggaaaggagaaaaaacataatcgtacataaaaatatatatactgcatatatagTTATTTCTTTTTCAGATGTTCCTCTTATCTTTGCTTTATCCCTTATGAATTACTAGATTTTATCTCCTCTTTGGGCCTAAAATAAGTGATGATGAGTCACAACTACACATTGTTTTAAGGAGTCACAATCCCAAATGGTCGGGAACCACTTAATGTGTGTACATTGCAAaattgcagtaaaaaaaacccacaaatgagtcaaaataccacaaaaggacctgtaatgtaaataaaacaacacactgaGCCGCACACAACCGTTCATTACACTTGAGTCATTGTAATCACTATCTCCACCCTCTGAATCTGAATGCAGAACATGTGCTCAGAAGCTGTAGCCTGATGTGTACTCAGCACATACGCACAGAGACACTCCCAGCTAGGGGAGCCTCTTGCTCTTATCGGACAAACCCTACTACATGTTCCTTTCTACCCATTTGTAATCCTGTGGCCCTGATGCCTCCAGTTCTGACCGAAGCCTTCTTGGTTTCATGTTCATCTCATTACACTTGGAAGAGACGCTAATGGATGGTGGCCTGTCAAGTGTTTTGATATATGGCCtacacagataaaaacacacacatacagacactgGTCTGCCTGCTGCCTTGCTGCTGTTGGTTGTATAGAGGGTGTTAGGAAGGTGTTGGGACAATTATAGTAACctattaaataataatgaacagCATGCTGATGACAGATGCTCACTTGTATGTAGGAAAAAGTTGTGTGtatgcctctgtgtgtgtgtgtgtgtgtgtgtgtgtgcgtgctggcATGGCTGGGAGACATGAAACAGAATCCCAGGTTTGGGTGCCTGACCACGAGTGTGTTCTGCTCTCACTCACCCAGTAATTAGGTTAATGCAGCAGAAGTCCTAATTGGCATCGTCCTTCttttgagatgtgtgtgtgtgtgtgtgtgtctttctatctgtctctgtctatctctgtatgtctttgtgtgtgtctagtGTGAGCATTGAGGTGTGACATCTGTGTCAGATGGGAGATTTTACCAGCTTCTACAGTTACTTACAACAACATCACCCCAGGCACCCATCATCATTACCCGTCTTGTGGCCACCGCTGCCTCGTGGTAGTTTCCAGCGCTCACTGGAAATCCTGCAGCAAGGCCTCATCCCATGCTGCTGTGTTACTTTATCAACTCTACTCGAGTATTGGCAGCATTTGTTCATGCCTTTtgggctttctttttttttttgagaagcTGTTGCCTTGGAATTCCTGTTTGTTGAGACAACAAAAAGCTACAAAGGAGCAGAAACATAGAGACGCCTCTGCAGACTGAATTTATTCCTTAACCcttaaagttcccctccactcaaaagtGTGTTTTGCGTACTGttccttcacttggatgtttgactgtgcaggatgatgtacgtgcagagtttgacactaaggctgttttcacattcatctgctgaccTGAGTTTGAGACGGGAATGTACGAGCATgattttgtgatgtcacaactagTTTAGAAACCAGTTAAGAAACTGTGAAAACTTCAGTGCACACAAAGAatagacttttcagtgaagtaggagccATCTTGTGTCCACTAccgaaatgaaaaatatttgcatagatTCTGGATCTTAGATGTTATTTTTAAGAATGTTTAACGAGGTAACTTAACGTTTTTGCGAAAAAACAAAAtcgaaaaaacatatcagacacaagtTGATTTAAGAGTATTTTCTTATATGACTTAAAACATGTGTGAAGAGGATTTTTAACTCGGTCTGTATGCATAAACATTCTCTGTGTCCCAGTTCCACATGGCATCATTTACACAGTTTACTGTTTAGTTAACCTATTATATAAGAAATCAACACTGTGTCTCAATGGCACACTGCATAccagtaatatacagtatgtattacaGTAAATACTAATTGTCTTGGTGTACTGTTTTTTGCGTTTGGTACAAAAGaacatacttacatacatatGGTGTCGCACCAACAGGAAATCATGCATCAAACTATGTCAACTATACTTCACAAAAAGGAGCCGAAAAAattaaacacatatttcttCATTCTTTTTAAATCTTCACCACCCAAAATTCATTTCAATTTGCTGCAGCTGTGTGAAGCCTCTATTTTATTTGTGGATTGCTTTTTCAGACAGTACTCCTTTGTcgcagcagacattttgacttgtcatggaGGGAAAAGCACACGTGGTACTAATAACACTAACAACAGCTCCTGAAACCAAAGCTGCTGACTAGAATTCAGCCAtctatcattttaaaatttataaCTGGGATTTTCCTTCTGTAACATGTCAAAAAGTTTTATTATCCGTACTgaatttttgtcacttttcccaTGTGAATATACAACAAAATCCAAACTTGTGTAGATGTGGTAAGAAAGGAGGCATATTTAAATGGGACACagctattgtttttcatttttataagtTTGACACCCAATTAAAGGATGTTCATCTGGTTCCTGTCCTCCCTGCAACTGGAAATAAGCACTGAGTGAAATGACACACAACGAACCGATACCTGCATGCCTCAAACGTTCAGCCGAGGATTAGCTTCACATGGCTCCTAGATTCTCCCAACAAAAGCAGCATTAGATGTTTGCATTCACGCTGGGTTAGTTTATTGCTGCTTGACTGACATGCTGGGTGATGTTTTTCAGCTCATACTTGAGCACAGTATGCAGTGTATGTtcctacagtgtgtgtgaagagatGTTCTGCAGCAGACAGGTAGCAGGCAGTAATCTGAACCTGTGGCCTCCTGCTGGCTTCTGAGGATCAGATATCCGCCGTCAGAGATCACGGCTCCCATTGTGTTTACCTCAGAGACTCCCCTCCTCTTCAGCCTTCCATCACTCCTTCTCTCGCTCTGTTTACCTCAGAGTGCCTCAAGGCCAtgtcccctcctctctctcccccattCCCTCACCTCCTCCCCTATGCTGACAtcacctgtgtgtctcacctttctcacatgtttatgtttaggGGGGCATATCCAAATATGTCTGATTCAAATAACACTTCAAGATGTGATCAACCTAACACTCAAgaattatgtttgtttcatcttcatcactgcACTTTTATGACTTAAAGAGCAGTTAAGACAATTTTGCTTTGTGCATCACTATTATTTGCAGAACAATACGGCTTATTTCACTATTTCAGTCATAGACATTCCAAATTAggtgaaatattttgatattattccattttaatatattataatatgtaatatgatTGCACAGAATGCCTAATCTTGATCAGTCAGCTTTGCACAAGCATTCCAAGGTTATAATGTGCATTTCTCCTTTCTGCAATCCAACAAAATGATCTATTAAACAACTGATATAACTGAAAACATCATCCACCCAAGGCCCActgcaaatatattttcatattaataaaatcCACAGGAACTGTACCTAAAGGCACGATGTCTGAGTGCCTAAGATATGGCCATATCTCTCCTTGCCACTTCCTACACTCAATTCTCCTTTCTGCTTCTTGtccttgcctctctctctttagaTATGGAGTCAGCCATTCAGACAGTGGTGACTACATTTCTCGGTTCCGCCAGAGGGAAGGAGAACTTAGATGGGAAAGCCTTCCAGAAACTGGTGAAGAAACAGCTCAGCGGCATCATGGAGGTGAGGACCTACATAACTTTTTGTCGCTTTCCATCCTCCTTCATTGTAGTGTGTCACACAAATAATCTAACAATAttagaatgtttttttgttttttactgttttgtaaaGAGAAGCTATATTATGACTTATAGTATTCTTTTGTCTGtccctttgtgttttgttcaggACACAAACAGCTCCTCCGCCGTTAAGGAGATGCAGCGGGGACTGGATGAGAACAGCGATGGAAAGGTCAGCTTCCAGGAATACCTCACTCTGATTGGCTATGTGGCCAACTCCCTCAGTCAGAGCAGGACTGATTCCAATGCTGCAGCATCATAGATGCTTCTTGCAACATGGAACCTGTGAAGTTTGGTGAATCAGCAAAttaacagccttttttttttctcgtgcTTTTAAAAGtatcttttctcatttccaaATGTTCCAGACATCAtgtaaacattttcatcatcagaaCAGtccataatcattttaatttagtttctcCACCTGTTTTATAATGCTCTGAACAATCATCTTAATGTCTGCCCAGATCAACCTTTTATTCGATCGCACCGTGTTGATCTCCACTAGCTGTCAAGGACACACTGAAGGACTCTGAGCtggatgtgtctgtttttatactGATCATGCAAAGGATACTTactatattttcaaaaataataaaagctttATATCAAAACCATACTGTGtgtagtttttcatttgtttttcatcatttcagatGCATTTGCATTTCTATAAAATGCTGAAATGACCTTTTAACCTCCATTAAGATGCTGGAAAACCCAACagaaatgttatatttataCAGTGGTTTCCCTGATGTGGTGTGACATTGTCCTACAGGCGTTGCTGATATGATACCCGCTTCATCCATAGCTTCAAGCAACACTTGCTAAATTTAGCTGTGACATCCCTGACTGGTCAAACTCAGCAGCCTTTAGGTGCATCAACTATTGCAACCAGAtcctgacatacagtatacgcTTCCTATTGTGTACCATCCTCCACTCTGcaacactatacacacacaaatatgggGCACACaggagtgcacacacacacacacacacacacactgtgctaCCCCACTCACTGACACAATATACTGCACTGCAGCAAAGACACAATAACAAGAAGATGCACTTACAATGATGGCAGCTTCAAACATACCTTTCATGACATCTTGTAATGATGCAAGTGCTTTTCcattaatgttgatgttgtttgctTTCTTAAGTATGATCTTCTGGATCATCCATTCAAGTGCGCATGCTtagatgtgtttctgtcattcatttatgctcctcattttcttttcatgccCTCTGGTTCCCACTGTATCCATTGTACTGCTTTAAGTCTGGCGGATAAATGTCTTGAGCTATTTTAAGTATGTTTGCCTGTTCAAATGCATCTGTAGTTGTTCATAGGTTTTGGAGCTtgaggtgtgaatgtgtgtgtgtgtgaaagtgtgcatgtttgtgtgtgtgtgtgtgtgtccttgcatTAGCATgtttccttttgtgtgtgttttgtatgggGATTTCTTTGCATGGCTGCCAGGTGTGATGGCTCCATTCATCGGTGCTACACTAATCCCTCAGATACTTTATCAGGCATGACCCCCCCAACACATCTCCATCCTCCAGTTAACATCCTACCCCAACACCGTTTTTGCTGCTAAAACCAGACACATTTGGAGGTTTATCAAGTTATTCATCTTTGTCTTGGTACGTTATTTATTTTAGCCCATCCTACAAACCTTTGTTTTGACAAGAAGTACAAAATGATTGCACAACAGGATAGCTGGGTAATCCACTATCACAATAGTGAGCTGTAACATAGTAAGTGTCGTTGTCACCACACCACAGCTCATTGTGCTCAGGAAATGCTGTTGGTTATGTGTGAGTTGAGCTAATCAAAATATGAATGTGGACTGACTAATTCTGTGTCTGGCTTTTCTCACTATTTACACTCAGTATATGCTGAGTGACTCAATACCTACTGTATGTAGACTGACATCTGAGAATAACAAGACCACTTTTAAAGCATACAGGGGAAGTTGTGGTGTGGCTTGTGGTCATATTAAGGGTATTCAATTTGCTTAATGCTTTGGTGTAATTAGAGTACAAGTAGTGTTTAGTGGTTATTTTTGTCGATATGTCATCTCTGACAGATAGTGCAGATAGAGGGGGGGAACAGGCCATTCAACCCATTCAACAGATAGCAGGTGTCTGATGCGTaaacagagaaggaggaggagaggagaaaggggggtggaggagaggagcagcaggTGGAAGGAGGGTGAGAGGAGGATGGGAGAAGTGGGATGGGTGGAGTGAGGGATGTATTTAAGACGttgtcctcctcatcctcctcatcagtCACTactgccttctctctctctgcacctgACCTGCAAGCCGGCACTCGTCCTCCACTCAGGTAAGAGGCAAAGACTGATGCAAAAGTGAGGGGATGTAGCGGACAGATTTCAACTCTGAAAACTGAGTCTCTGCATTTCTTAGAAGTTGTTTCTcactatttttacttttaaaagtatattttagGGATGCAGCTAATGCATGGTGTTTATCTGTATAGGTATAGGTGGACTGGCCTTTGCAAGCCCTTGTGCAAATCAACAAAGACGGGCAGAGCTTTGAGTCTATTCACTTGATGCTGATAAGTTACAAAATTGATCCTGTTGTCTGCACATCAGCACAATCAACCTtcctaaaaatgtctttttaaaatacttttttatgcTGCTGATTCGTGGAAATTTGAAACATTGTGTCCACAAGAAGAGACTGATGTAAGATGTGATTGATAGTCAAGAAAAGTCTTCACAGTTCTGAGGTGATGTGAGTTCAAGAAAGGCAAAGACTTACACCTGTCTCCGGTGTTTTTGGCCATCCGGCAGAGCTAAAGTAAAAGCCAGATCAGGTTCCCTCTGTGTGTCCCAGTTACATCTCCTCCACTGGTTCGGCTGTT
This sequence is a window from Thunnus thynnus chromosome 10, fThuThy2.1, whole genome shotgun sequence. Protein-coding genes within it:
- the LOC137191413 gene encoding protein S100-A11-like — translated: MESAIGVLVSQFKKYAGSDGSPNTLSRDEFRRLVASELRNFVKNAADPTATDQLMSSLDKNNDGELNFLEFWQLIGHLASEHGGFSQ
- the si:ch211-105c13.3 gene encoding protein S100-A1 is translated as MESAIQTVVTTFLGSARGKENLDGKAFQKLVKKQLSGIMEDTNSSSAVKEMQRGLDENSDGKVSFQEYLTLIGYVANSLSQSRTDSNAAAS